From Actinopolymorpha cephalotaxi, one genomic window encodes:
- a CDS encoding PIG-L deacetylase family protein, with translation MDDRTEVRDVTRVLAVAAHPDDLDFLAGGTIAGWTRAGLEVAICIVTNGDAGQLGQTPRDQVAAVRQAEARAAARELGVRDVTFLGYSDSRVEVTLALRRDIARQIRRVRPDLVLTWAPERTRDSIRSNHPDHRAVGEATLCAIYPDAANRFIHPELHDDEGFQPWRASQAWLMGAADPNAYVDITDNVDVRVAALRAHGSQTGHLDDLAQRVHETADKAALGAGLPAGRLAEVFQVIPTT, from the coding sequence GTGGACGACCGAACCGAAGTACGCGATGTCACCCGGGTGCTGGCTGTCGCAGCGCATCCGGATGACCTGGACTTCCTCGCGGGTGGAACGATCGCCGGTTGGACGCGCGCCGGGCTCGAGGTCGCCATCTGCATCGTGACCAACGGGGACGCCGGCCAACTCGGCCAGACTCCCCGGGACCAGGTGGCCGCCGTCCGGCAGGCAGAAGCCCGCGCGGCCGCACGCGAACTCGGAGTCCGCGACGTCACGTTCCTCGGCTACTCCGACAGCCGGGTGGAGGTCACGCTCGCGCTCCGGCGCGACATCGCACGGCAGATCAGGCGGGTCCGGCCCGACCTCGTACTCACCTGGGCACCGGAACGAACCCGGGACTCCATCCGCAGCAACCACCCCGACCACCGCGCGGTCGGCGAAGCCACGCTGTGCGCGATCTATCCCGATGCCGCCAACCGCTTCATCCATCCCGAGCTTCATGACGACGAAGGCTTCCAGCCGTGGCGTGCGTCGCAGGCATGGCTGATGGGCGCCGCCGACCCGAATGCGTACGTCGACATCACCGACAACGTCGACGTCAGGGTGGCGGCGCTTCGCGCGCACGGCAGCCAGACGGGGCATCTCGACGACCTCGCCCAGCGAGTTCACGAGACGGCTGACAAGGCCGCGCTCGGCGCCGGGCTTCCCGCGGGCCGCCTGGCCGAGGTCTTCCAGGTCATCCCCACCACCTGA
- a CDS encoding GNAT family N-acetyltransferase has product MAEYPPMALHLETERLTMRPWTLDHAAALRELHAERGGGTPAIEDVREIIAKQLAEVERTGLALLPIRRRDVGDFIGYCGLLVGRSTVEEPEIAYELFQRVHGKGYATEAARAVVDAAIATGRKRLWSTVGPWNTPSFRVLEKLGFERSHVATDDRGEHVWLTRELP; this is encoded by the coding sequence ATGGCCGAGTACCCGCCGATGGCGCTGCACCTGGAGACCGAGCGGCTGACGATGCGCCCGTGGACCCTCGACCATGCCGCCGCTCTTCGTGAGCTCCATGCCGAACGAGGTGGCGGTACGCCGGCGATCGAGGACGTACGCGAGATCATCGCGAAGCAACTCGCCGAGGTCGAGCGGACAGGCCTTGCGCTGCTGCCCATCCGGCGCCGCGACGTCGGTGACTTCATCGGATACTGCGGGCTCCTCGTCGGCCGGTCCACCGTCGAAGAGCCCGAGATCGCGTACGAGTTGTTCCAGCGCGTGCACGGGAAAGGCTATGCGACCGAGGCGGCCAGGGCTGTTGTCGACGCCGCGATCGCAACGGGTCGGAAGCGGCTCTGGTCGACTGTGGGTCCGTGGAACACACCGTCCTTCCGGGTCCTCGAGAAGCTCGGCTTCGAGCGCAGCCACGTCGCGACCGACGACCGCGGCGAACATGTGTGGCTCACCCGCGAACTGCCGTGA
- a CDS encoding PepSY domain-containing protein, protein MNERVRSHGRIARWVGAASLLAAGAVGGGLVAGALSANAATNANVNSTSTTAVADGNSPPTPTNEGEQRAGFPPHGTAAHEALEKPVTGSNATKAKAVAVKAVGSGTAGAVTTDASGNGYEVTVTKSDGSKTEIHLDQSFDVIDHGRPGR, encoded by the coding sequence ATGAACGAACGAGTCAGGAGCCACGGCCGGATCGCTCGATGGGTAGGCGCAGCGAGCCTGTTGGCCGCCGGGGCCGTCGGCGGAGGGCTGGTCGCCGGCGCGCTGTCGGCGAACGCCGCAACGAACGCCAACGTGAATAGCACCAGTACCACCGCGGTCGCCGACGGCAACTCGCCGCCGACTCCGACCAACGAGGGCGAGCAGCGCGCAGGATTTCCCCCACACGGCACGGCAGCCCACGAGGCACTGGAGAAGCCGGTCACCGGCTCCAACGCCACCAAGGCGAAGGCCGTCGCCGTCAAGGCCGTTGGCAGCGGTACCGCCGGAGCGGTGACCACCGACGCGTCCGGCAACGGATACGAGGTCACGGTCACCAAGTCCGACGGGTCGAAGACGGAGATACATCTGGACCAGTCGTTCGACGTCATCGACCACGGCCGACCCGGCAGGTGA
- a CDS encoding class I SAM-dependent methyltransferase, giving the protein MSRSVSGGSARPFYGDFGWAYDQVVATPEGSWVAEACAALDSVGIGLGAKLLDAGCGTGRYAAAFHARGYDVDLVDGSPELLSQAVERLPGADAQVADLRELNLGRRYDGIVCRGVLNDLIRDEDRQAVLDNFAAHVRTGGAVVLDVRDQDGSERRYRDNFRLEKVIDTPRGTLTFRADGRFEHGLLYIHEQHELRAASGPPRLAVYDFTMRPWTHAELDERVRLAGFQVQRIADLNDRGSDDRLLCLAILSDVPG; this is encoded by the coding sequence GTGTCTCGTTCCGTCTCCGGAGGAAGCGCCCGACCTTTCTATGGGGACTTCGGGTGGGCGTACGACCAGGTTGTCGCCACTCCGGAGGGATCATGGGTCGCGGAAGCTTGCGCAGCCCTTGATTCGGTTGGCATCGGACTGGGCGCGAAACTGCTCGACGCCGGCTGCGGGACGGGCCGCTACGCCGCGGCCTTCCACGCGCGTGGCTACGACGTCGACCTGGTGGATGGCTCACCTGAACTGCTCTCGCAAGCTGTCGAGCGGCTGCCGGGGGCCGATGCTCAGGTCGCAGACCTCCGTGAACTCAACCTGGGAAGACGTTACGACGGCATCGTGTGCCGCGGCGTACTCAATGACCTGATCAGGGACGAGGATCGGCAAGCCGTACTGGACAACTTCGCCGCACACGTGCGAACAGGCGGCGCCGTCGTCCTCGATGTCAGGGACCAGGACGGATCCGAACGTCGCTACAGAGACAACTTCCGCCTGGAGAAGGTGATCGACACTCCGCGCGGGACGCTGACCTTCAGAGCCGACGGAAGGTTCGAGCACGGTCTCCTCTACATTCACGAGCAACACGAACTACGTGCCGCTTCCGGGCCACCACGCCTTGCCGTCTACGACTTCACGATGCGCCCGTGGACTCACGCGGAACTGGATGAACGCGTTCGGTTGGCTGGGTTCCAGGTGCAGAGGATCGCTGACCTGAACGACAGAGGATCGGATGATCGGCTGCTCTGTCTGGCGATCCTGAGTGACGTCCCTGGGTGA
- a CDS encoding serine hydrolase domain-containing protein: MAQTADLVVLQGGQLIHRASYAPGQLRDCFSMTKSVLAMLVGLAVDSGAVTLEECVEDDATVRDFLTMTRGVASDPEDIDRVMELPSGWEQAIRGRTRRWAPGTRFCYDNEAAHLLAIWLSRRVGDLEKYAAEHLFGPLGIDEAKWLRDPEGYCFGAAHLQLSAGSLATLGQLLLDGGTTSTRRVLSSSWVQAMTTAWTPGGPPENTGYGYLTWVADDGFFFGGWAGQHTSVFPAYDLVVVTTGLPSLLPADWTPARAAVPAHLASAPSCSAYPLRLGRRPGRAALTSAGPSTPDMGA; encoded by the coding sequence ATGGCCCAGACGGCCGACCTCGTTGTCCTGCAGGGCGGACAGCTCATCCACCGCGCCTCGTACGCTCCAGGACAACTGCGGGACTGCTTCTCGATGACCAAGTCCGTGCTGGCCATGCTGGTGGGCCTCGCCGTCGACAGCGGCGCCGTCACTCTCGAGGAATGCGTCGAGGATGACGCCACGGTCCGGGACTTCCTGACCATGACCCGAGGGGTCGCGAGCGACCCAGAGGACATCGACCGGGTGATGGAACTTCCGTCCGGGTGGGAGCAGGCGATCCGTGGCCGGACGCGCCGTTGGGCACCGGGTACACGGTTCTGTTACGACAACGAAGCCGCACACCTGCTGGCGATCTGGCTGAGCAGGCGCGTCGGCGACCTAGAGAAGTACGCCGCCGAGCATCTCTTCGGTCCCTTGGGTATCGACGAGGCCAAGTGGCTGCGCGACCCCGAGGGCTACTGCTTCGGCGCCGCACACCTGCAACTCTCCGCCGGCTCCCTCGCGACCCTGGGGCAACTTCTTCTTGACGGAGGTACGACGAGCACGCGAAGGGTCCTCAGTTCCTCCTGGGTGCAGGCGATGACGACGGCCTGGACCCCGGGCGGGCCGCCGGAGAACACGGGGTACGGCTACCTCACCTGGGTAGCTGACGACGGCTTCTTCTTCGGTGGCTGGGCCGGTCAGCACACCAGCGTCTTCCCGGCGTACGACCTCGTCGTTGTCACCACCGGTCTGCCGAGTCTCCTGCCCGCCGACTGGACGCCGGCCCGAGCGGCCGTACCCGCCCATCTAGCTTCCGCACCTTCCTGCTCGGCGTACCCCCTCCGGCTCGGCAGGCGGCCTGGGCGCGCCGCCCTGACCTCAGCCGGTCCGTCGACGCCGGACATGGGAGCATAG
- a CDS encoding zinc-dependent alcohol dehydrogenase family protein, producing the protein MKALVYDGPGRRAWREVPKPELEQDSDAIVRVDTVTICGTDLHILNGDVPEVEPGRVFGHEAVGTVEQVGSAVRMIRPGDRVLVSCISACGRCRYCRTGAFGQCLGGGGWMLGHLVDGTQAEYVRVPFADTSTYGVPNGAADEAVLMLADILPTSYEVGVRNGRVSPGDVVVVVGAGPIGLAALTTAALFSPSHLVAVDLAPTRLDAAKRLGADVLVGPGEDAETMVAELTDGLGADVAIEAVGVPATFELCTRLVRPGGHVANVGVHGKPATLHLEDLWSRNVTITTGLVDTYSTPTLLRMLAAGRLDADKFVTHRFDLDEMEQAYDVFSRPQETGALKVALHRT; encoded by the coding sequence ATGAAGGCACTGGTGTACGACGGGCCGGGCCGGCGCGCGTGGCGCGAGGTCCCGAAGCCGGAGCTGGAACAGGACAGCGACGCGATCGTACGGGTGGACACGGTAACCATCTGCGGGACCGACCTGCACATCCTCAACGGGGACGTGCCCGAGGTCGAGCCCGGCCGGGTGTTCGGGCACGAGGCGGTCGGCACGGTCGAGCAGGTCGGCTCAGCGGTGAGGATGATCCGGCCGGGCGACAGGGTGCTGGTGTCGTGCATCAGCGCGTGCGGCCGTTGCCGCTACTGCCGTACGGGGGCGTTCGGCCAGTGTCTTGGCGGGGGCGGCTGGATGCTCGGACATCTCGTCGACGGTACGCAGGCCGAGTACGTGCGGGTGCCGTTCGCCGACACCTCGACCTATGGCGTCCCGAACGGCGCGGCCGACGAGGCCGTACTCATGCTCGCCGACATCCTGCCCACGTCCTACGAGGTCGGCGTACGCAACGGCCGCGTCTCCCCCGGCGACGTCGTGGTCGTCGTGGGCGCGGGGCCGATCGGCCTGGCAGCGCTCACCACCGCCGCCCTCTTCAGCCCGAGCCACCTCGTCGCCGTCGACCTGGCCCCGACGCGACTGGACGCGGCCAAACGGCTCGGCGCCGACGTACTGGTCGGGCCGGGCGAGGACGCCGAGACGATGGTGGCCGAACTCACCGACGGTCTCGGCGCGGACGTCGCGATCGAGGCGGTGGGTGTGCCGGCCACGTTCGAACTGTGCACCCGCCTGGTCCGCCCCGGCGGGCACGTGGCGAACGTCGGCGTGCACGGCAAGCCGGCCACGTTGCACCTGGAAGACCTGTGGAGCCGCAACGTCACCATCACGACCGGCCTGGTGGACACGTACTCCACCCCGACCCTGCTGCGGATGCTGGCCGCGGGCCGGCTCGACGCCGACAAGTTCGTCACTCATCGCTTCGACCTGGACGAGATGGAACAGGCGTACGACGTGTTCTCCCGTCCGCAGGAGACCGGCGCCCTGAAGGTCGCCCTCCACCGCACCTGA
- a CDS encoding GNAT family N-acetyltransferase — MTDATDPERYRAFADQALAAGYDVRELGPRDAAAAHRLYAANRPDFPSTPSTEPDRYTEEEFTGLIGAGRAFGAWNADRLCALTVMRQQGPDRAGTEIIVTDRAERGRGLATAVKAYAIRTLWQEGVRHFGTGGAEVNEASLKANLRLGYEIEPLWLTYGRVARTPARSGHPTCA, encoded by the coding sequence TTGACGGACGCGACCGATCCCGAACGGTACCGGGCGTTCGCCGATCAGGCGCTCGCGGCGGGATACGACGTTCGGGAGCTCGGCCCCCGCGATGCCGCCGCGGCACATCGGCTCTATGCCGCGAACCGGCCGGACTTTCCCTCCACGCCGTCCACCGAGCCCGACCGGTACACGGAGGAGGAGTTCACCGGCCTGATCGGAGCAGGTCGCGCCTTCGGAGCCTGGAACGCCGATCGCCTGTGCGCGTTGACGGTGATGCGTCAACAGGGCCCTGACAGGGCGGGTACGGAGATCATCGTGACCGACCGGGCCGAGCGCGGCCGGGGCCTGGCGACGGCGGTGAAGGCGTACGCCATCCGCACACTGTGGCAGGAGGGCGTACGCCACTTCGGCACCGGCGGCGCGGAGGTGAACGAGGCGTCGCTGAAGGCCAACCTGCGACTGGGCTACGAGATCGAGCCACTGTGGCTCACGTACGGACGGGTGGCCCGAACGCCCGCGCGTTCCGGCCACCCGACCTGCGCCTGA